The Sorex araneus isolate mSorAra2 chromosome 5, mSorAra2.pri, whole genome shotgun sequence genome has a segment encoding these proteins:
- the LOC101554032 gene encoding NADH-cytochrome b5 reductase-like encodes MPRMAAREEDGGEDPWLRLRPVEPSPAQCCGGGCSPCVFDLYHRDLARWEAARASGDEALLRGDRPQSGPSPLSTETFSAFLITDVHRLTPDTYRVRFALPGHGQLGLRPGQHLVLRARVGDLDIQRAYTPISPANASGYFEVLIKCYPAGLMSRHVESWKAGDTALWRGPFGSFSYQPNQYGELLMLASGTGLAPMVPILQSITDNADDETFVTLVGCFRTFEGIYLKAFLQEQARFWNVRTFFVLSQESAPEQLPWSYQEKTRFGRLAQELVGELVASCRRKPFALVCGSAQFTQDVAACLRGAGLEEEDYFLF; translated from the exons ATGCCAAGGATGGCTGCTCGGGAGGAGGACGGTGGCGAGGACCCCTGGCTGCGGCTGCGGCCCGTGGAGCCGTCGCCCGCCCAGTGCTGCGGTGGCGGCTGCTCGCCCTGCGTGTTCGACCTCTACCACCGAGACCTGGCCAGGTGGGAGGCTGCCCGCGCCAGCGGGGACGAGGCCCTGCTGAGGGGGGACCGGCCACAG AGCGGCCCCTCCCCGCTGAGCACCGAGACCTTCTCGGCCTTCCTCATCACTGACGTGCACAGACTCACCCCGGACACCTACCGCGTCCGCTTCGCACTGCCCGGGCACGGCCAGCTCGGCCTGCGGCCTGGCCAGCACCTCGTCTTACG GGCTCGGGTCGGTGACTTGGACATCCAGAGAGCCTACACGCCCATCAGCCCCGCCAACGCCAGCGGCTACTTCGAGGTCCTCATCAAG TGTTACCCGGCAGGGCTCATGTCCCGGCACGTGGAGTCCTGGAAAGCGGGGGACACGGCTCTGTGGCGGGGACCTTTCGGAAGCTTCTCCTATCAGCCAAACCAG TACGGCGAGCTCCTCATGCTGGCCTCGGGCACCGGCCTGGCCCCCATGGTGCCCATCCTGCAGAGCATCACCGACAACGCCGACGACGAGACCTTCGTCACCCTGGTCGGCTGCTTCAGGACCTTCGAGGGCATCTACCTGAAGGCCTTCCTGCAGGAGCAGGCTCGCTTCTGGAACGTGCGCACCTTCTTCGTGCTCAGCCAG GAGAGCGCCCCTGAGCAGCTTCCCTGGAGCTACCAGGAGAAGACCCGCTTTGGCCGCCTGGCGCAGGAGCTGGTGGGAGAGCTGGTCGCGTCCTGCCGGAGAAAGCCCTTCGCCTTGGTCTGCGGCTCGGCCCAGTTCACCCAGGACGTGGCGGCGTGCTTGCGGGGGGCCGGCTTGGAGGAGGAGGACTACTTCCTCTTCTAG